GACTGCAGTGCTTCAATTGCTATAAGCGAACCGGTGGCTGGTATAAAATCCCTTGCAGAACTTTATAAGCAAGTAGACTTGGCCATAAGTTATAAATTTTTTAAAAACATAGGGAGTATTATTTTTTACAAAAACATAAAAAACATGTCAATGAATCATAATTTACTTGAAATAGATATTGATGGGCTAAAAGATTGCATAAGGGAAAATGATACTGAAGGAATAAAAAGAAAAATAAAAAATTTATTCCATGATTTTTCAAAGGACCTTACAGCGCCGGAATTAATTAAAATTTATATAGAAAATTTAGAACTGGAATTCATAAGATATGTACAGGAAATGAAGGGGAATGTGCAGGAGTTTACCAACAAATTAATGGATTTTAACAAAAAAATAGAAAAATCTACTATAGAAGAGCTTAAAAAAGAAGCAACTGACTTATGCATGTTTTTAGGACAGTATATAGAGTCCATTACAACAAGCAATTCAAAGGATATTATAGCTGAAATGAAGCAGTATATTAAGAAAAATTACAATAAAGATATAAATTTAAAAATAATAGGCAAACATCTATATGTTAATCCTGTATACATTGGCAGGAAGTTTAAACAGGTTACAGGAATGCAGTTTAATGAATATTTGCACCAGGTGAGGATAGAGGAAGCTAAAAAACTTTTGAGAAGAACAAATATGAAAATATCTGATGTGGCAAGAAGTGTGGGGTATAGCAGTACAGAATACTTTACATCTAAATTTAAAAGCTTTACAAATTTCTCCCCATCAGAGTTTAAAAATGACTTTTTAGTTAGTTTGCATAAATATTAGAAAATCTGATTCAGAGAGAAAAGGCGGGGTTTTGTGAAGTTTAGATTGCGTATTTTTAGCAAAATAGATGATATACCCATCAATACAAAATTTATTCTAGTAAGTTTCTTATGTGTAATACTTCCTATACTAACAGTGAATTTAATTTTTCTAAATAACTTATCAAGAACTGTAAGGGAAAGGGAAGAAGAAAACTTTAAAATTTCTTACGAAAGGGCAAAAACAGATATTGTAAATGCAATAAGAGAAAGTGTTGCAGTGAGTCATTCCATATATACCGATGCAGATATATACAGGGAACTGGACAGGTATTACAAAAAAGGCGAGTATTACGGTGTATTTATCAGCTCATTAAGGGAGAGGGCAGGAAGGTATTTGGCTATTTACAAAAATATCTCAAATATAACAATATACACCTCAAACAGAACTATAGATTCAGGTGGGCATTTTATTGTAATAGACGATGAAATAAGAGAAAGCCCTTGGTATAAGAAAAACAGGGAAGTTGACGGAAAGCCTGTGCTGTATGCATTTGTTGAGCCCAGGGAATATGGCGGTGGCAAATACAAAGAATTCTTAAGTCTTATAAGGACTATGGACGGGTTTCAAAGAGGTATGCATGACAGGGTTCTCAGGATTGACATTGATACAATTTGGATCCGAAATACATTAAAAAGGGAAGAAGATTATTTAAATTTATATATAGTTGATAATGAAAGAAGAGTGGTTTTGTCTTCTAATGATGAACATATATATGAAGGAGGCAGTGGTTATAGATTTGTAAATTTTGATGATTTGTTTCAGGATGATGAACTTTTGCTTGACTACAATCTTGGGGAAGCTTCCTACATGAAAGGCTGGAGGCTTGTAGGAGTTCCAAATGAAGAAAAAGTATATATGGCAATGAAACAGTCCAGAAATTTCATTTTGCTTCTTGCATTTATAAGCATTTTTATTTCGGGCATTTTAGTATATATAATTTTAAGCTCATACAATTACAGGATAAAAAGACTTTCAAGTCACATGTCCAAATTCGGAGAAGGACAGATGGACATTATATCCTTAAATGAAGGAAAGGATGAAATCGGGCAGTTAATAAACAATTTTAACAAAATGGCTAAAAGAATAAATAACCTTATAAATGATGTTTACAAACTCGAAATTCAAAAAAGGGATTTGGAGCTGGAAAGGGTACAGGCTGAAATTAATTTTCTCCAAAGCCAGATGAATCCCCACTTTTTGTTTAATACTTTAAATGCAATACTGATTGTAAGTAAAAGAAATGGATATACAGAGATAATTGATGTAATAGGATATCTTTCCAAGACTCTTAGAAGACTCCTTAGCTGGAAAGATGATTTGGTTACAGTGGATGAAGAAATATCATTCATAGAAATGTATCTGGAAATAGAAAAGTTCCGCTTTGTAGAGAAATTCAAATATGAAATATTGGCAAATGATGATGTAAAAAATTACAAAATACCAAAAATGAGTATACAGCCTTTGGTGGAAAATGCATGTAAGCATGGTATACAGCCGAAA
The genomic region above belongs to Acetivibrio saccincola and contains:
- a CDS encoding response regulator transcription factor — encoded protein: MLKVLLVDDEPYVFEGLRIMVDWEKYGFSICGEASNGEDALEIIRTCNPHLVVTDIKMPVMDGIQLIKTVYEDSNIRAKFIVISGYDEFEYAKNAMKYGVNSYILKPLDEDELNQAIEKVSRQILEERKDEESRNRQLSFVAESAINSILKGEATESDIKRANFILELDENEEIKMLLLEIDNFDKWMSEFDEVQLKEIREKIKKIINSSMNNKFDLKVFEDDLNRFCILVSKSMDIYDTICGYAKNLKEMIEEKLDCSASIAISEPVAGIKSLAELYKQVDLAISYKFFKNIGSIIFYKNIKNMSMNHNLLEIDIDGLKDCIRENDTEGIKRKIKNLFHDFSKDLTAPELIKIYIENLELEFIRYVQEMKGNVQEFTNKLMDFNKKIEKSTIEELKKEATDLCMFLGQYIESITTSNSKDIIAEMKQYIKKNYNKDINLKIIGKHLYVNPVYIGRKFKQVTGMQFNEYLHQVRIEEAKKLLRRTNMKISDVARSVGYSSTEYFTSKFKSFTNFSPSEFKNDFLVSLHKY
- a CDS encoding sensor histidine kinase; the protein is MKFRLRIFSKIDDIPINTKFILVSFLCVILPILTVNLIFLNNLSRTVREREEENFKISYERAKTDIVNAIRESVAVSHSIYTDADIYRELDRYYKKGEYYGVFISSLRERAGRYLAIYKNISNITIYTSNRTIDSGGHFIVIDDEIRESPWYKKNREVDGKPVLYAFVEPREYGGGKYKEFLSLIRTMDGFQRGMHDRVLRIDIDTIWIRNTLKREEDYLNLYIVDNERRVVLSSNDEHIYEGGSGYRFVNFDDLFQDDELLLDYNLGEASYMKGWRLVGVPNEEKVYMAMKQSRNFILLLAFISIFISGILVYIILSSYNYRIKRLSSHMSKFGEGQMDIISLNEGKDEIGQLINNFNKMAKRINNLINDVYKLEIQKRDLELERVQAEINFLQSQMNPHFLFNTLNAILIVSKRNGYTEIIDVIGYLSKTLRRLLSWKDDLVTVDEEISFIEMYLEIEKFRFVEKFKYEILANDDVKNYKIPKMSIQPLVENACKHGIQPKKDHGSITVEVKLYKGEGDFEKKLKISVKDSGVGIPEEKIREILENLEEDIYTIGSIGIKNVYRRLKLYYGEDFKFFIQSTKGKGTDVSFIIPLESKLPDLSNEKDM